In the Sphingomonas sp. LM7 genome, one interval contains:
- a CDS encoding phosphatidylserine/phosphatidylglycerophosphate/cardiolipin synthase family protein, whose product MDRWSQPFTVDGNRLTMLTQGPDRMEALLGLIRSAKRSLRVLYYIYVDDSAGAAVRDALIEAAGRGVKVHLIVDGLGSEHAAARHFFDPLREARVDVCRFVPRWGRRYLLRNHQKLALADEERVLIGGFNIEDSYFGTPEQDAWRDLGLMVEGPAAARLVGYFDALSRWAKRPRASLRSLARMLREWSEPEGKTRWLLGGPMRQLSPWARVVKREMQQARAIDLVTSYFAPNPAMLRRLDKAGKRGRVRLVLPSKVDHTASLWAAHFTYAGLLRKGVQIYEYQPLKLHTKLFVIDDVVHIGSANFDIRSLYLNLELMLRIEDRAFAAHVRSFIEGEIAQSELVTPEVYKSRTGAWTRVKQFAAYFVMAVLDYNVTRRLNFGPQQSRKR is encoded by the coding sequence ATGGATCGATGGTCGCAGCCCTTTACCGTCGACGGCAACCGCCTGACGATGCTCACGCAAGGCCCCGATCGGATGGAGGCACTGCTTGGGCTGATCCGCTCGGCGAAACGGTCGTTGCGCGTGCTCTATTACATCTATGTCGATGATTCGGCCGGTGCCGCGGTGCGCGACGCGCTGATCGAGGCGGCGGGGCGCGGGGTGAAGGTACATCTCATCGTCGACGGGCTCGGCAGCGAGCACGCCGCCGCGCGCCATTTCTTCGATCCCTTGCGCGAAGCCAGGGTCGATGTCTGCCGCTTCGTGCCGCGCTGGGGTCGCCGCTATCTGCTGCGCAACCACCAGAAGCTTGCGCTTGCCGACGAGGAACGCGTGCTTATCGGCGGATTCAATATCGAGGACAGCTATTTCGGCACGCCGGAGCAGGACGCGTGGCGCGACCTAGGGCTGATGGTCGAGGGTCCTGCGGCGGCGCGGCTGGTCGGCTATTTCGATGCACTGTCGCGCTGGGCGAAGCGCCCGCGCGCGTCACTCCGCTCGCTGGCGCGGATGCTGCGCGAATGGAGCGAGCCCGAGGGCAAGACTCGCTGGCTGCTCGGCGGGCCGATGCGGCAGCTGTCGCCCTGGGCGCGTGTGGTCAAGCGCGAGATGCAGCAGGCGCGGGCGATCGACCTGGTCACGTCCTATTTCGCGCCCAACCCGGCGATGCTGCGGCGGCTAGACAAGGCCGGGAAGCGCGGGCGGGTGCGGCTGGTGCTGCCATCGAAGGTCGATCATACCGCGTCGCTCTGGGCGGCGCATTTCACTTATGCCGGCCTGCTCCGCAAGGGGGTGCAGATCTACGAATATCAGCCGCTCAAGCTGCACACGAAATTGTTCGTGATCGACGATGTCGTGCATATCGGATCGGCCAATTTCGATATCCGCAGCCTATATCTCAACCTGGAGCTGATGCTGCGGATCGAGGACCGCGCCTTTGCCGCGCATGTCCGCAGCTTCATCGAAGGCGAGATCGCGCAGTCGGAACTGGTGACGCCTGAAGTCTACAAGTCGCGCACCGGCGCGTGGACGCGGGTGAAGCAGTTCGCCGCGTACTTCGTGATGGCAGTGCTCGATTATAACGTTACGCGGCGGCTCAATTTCGGCCCGCAACAGTCCAGAAAACGCTAG
- a CDS encoding TetR/AcrR family transcriptional regulator has product METLIGKAPGKREVRKEERRLAILDVAKRSFLDNGYSGTSMSAISAELGGSKGTLWNYFPSKEELFAAVLDHATVAYRQQLSSVLQPSGDPYATLTAFCRSFIGKITMEDGIRLHRLIAAEAGRFPELGEIFFRRAPQPTQQMLADFFAGQMAAGHMREDDPLAAARVLASLCLGGLHQRVLWGIGEATPAEVEKEARYVADIFARAFDIVHNGAA; this is encoded by the coding sequence ATGGAAACCCTAATCGGAAAGGCGCCCGGCAAGCGCGAGGTGCGCAAGGAAGAGCGGCGGCTCGCCATCCTCGACGTCGCCAAGCGCTCGTTCCTCGACAATGGCTATTCGGGCACGTCGATGTCGGCGATCTCGGCCGAGCTCGGCGGCTCGAAAGGCACGCTGTGGAATTACTTCCCCTCGAAGGAGGAGCTGTTCGCCGCGGTGCTCGATCACGCCACCGTCGCCTATCGCCAGCAGCTGAGCAGCGTGCTCCAGCCTTCCGGCGATCCCTATGCGACGCTCACTGCGTTCTGCCGCAGCTTCATCGGCAAGATCACGATGGAGGACGGGATAAGGTTGCACCGGCTGATCGCCGCCGAAGCGGGGCGCTTCCCCGAACTCGGCGAGATTTTCTTCCGCCGCGCGCCGCAGCCGACTCAGCAAATGCTCGCCGATTTCTTCGCGGGTCAGATGGCGGCGGGGCATATGCGCGAAGACGATCCGCTCGCCGCCGCGCGCGTACTGGCCAGCCTGTGCCTGGGCGGGCTCCACCAGCGCGTATTATGGGGAATCGGCGAAGCGACTCCGGCCGAAGTCGAGAAGGAGGCGCGCTACGTCGCCGACATCTTCGCCCGCGCCTTCGACATCGTGCACAACGGCGCGGCCTAG